The window AGTATCAGCGTGTCGGCCTCTCGGCAACTGTGGGAACCATCGAAGAGGTAGCACGGTTTCTTGGAGGCAACGGCAGGAAAGTCTCCATCATCAGAGGTGACATCACCAAGGAGATGTCGGTTCAGGTGCAGAGCCCTGGAACAACCGATGCTGATAGGGATCTTGCAGGTACCCTTCAAAGCGATCCTCAGCTGGTTTCCTGCATGAGACGATGCCGTGAACTGGTTGAGAGGCACAGGTCCACGCTCGTGTTCGTGAACACCCGTGACACGGCGGAGGCTCTCGCCGCACGGTATCACGTCTGGGACGAGAATTTCCCGATCGGGGTTCACCACGGTTCATTGTCCAAGGACATTCGTATCCAGATGGAGGATGACTTCAAGGAGGAGAGATTGAGGGGCCTCATATCAACCTCCTCCTTGGAGATGGGGATTGACATTGGTTCGGCGGATTTCGCGATCCAGTACAACTCTCCGCGACAAGTTACCAGATTGATACAGAGGATGGGTAGAGCAGGTCACAAGGTCGGACTTCTTTCAGAGGGTGCGGTAGTGGCTTCCAATCCCGATGAGGTCGGGGAGGGCCTCGTCATATCCCGGAGAGCGATAACGGGGGAGATCGAGCCCTTGAGGGTCCGGGAGAATCCTCTTACGGTGGTGGCGAACCAATTGTTGTCGATGGGGATGGTCGGTGAGGTGGAAACCGATTGGGCTTATGAGACCATCAGGAAGGCGTACCCGTTCAGGAACCTGGCACGGTCGCGGTTCGATGAGGTTTTGGAGCAGCTCTCCCGTATTGGGCTGGTTTTTGTTGGCAGCGAGAGCTACCGCAGATCACGTAGGGGGATGAAATACTTCTACGACAACATCTCCATGATTCCCGATGAGCGCACCTTCAAGATCAGGGATATTGGCACCAGGAAGATTGTGGGCACCCTGGACGAGAGCTTCGTGATAACCTTCGCCGAACCCTTCGCCACGTTCATCACCCGTGGAAGAAGCTGGAGGATCGTGGAAATCGGAGAGGACGAGTTGCTGGTGGAGCAGGTGAACGAGATAGGCTCTGTCCCTTCATGGGTGGGAGAGGATATCCCCGTACCCATGGAGGTGGCAATGGAGGTGGGAAGGTTGCGAAGAACCCTTGATCTGGAGGGATATCCAGGTGACGAGGGAGCGCTGACGGTATTCCGTGATTTCGTCGAGGAGGGGGGCGAAGACTTCCCAGTGCCCACGGACAAGCTAATCACGATTGAGGTAGGAAGGAAGATGGTCATCATCAACGCGTGTTTCGGCACCCGTGTAAATGAGACCATCTCCAAGATACTGTCAGTGCTGCTTACTGCAAGATTGGGGGAGAGTGTAGGCGTCCGTACCGACCCTTACAGGATCATATTGGAATTACCGAGAGATCTGAACCCCCAGATCATTGTGAATACAATGAAATCCATCAGGGCAGACAGCATTGAATCCCTTATGAAGCTCGTCCTCAGGAACTCGAGTTATCTACGGTGGAGATTCGTATACGTTGCGAAGAAGTTCGGGGTTATAGAGAGGGATGCAGACCACAGGACAATACGCTTCCAGAGGCTGGTGGAAACATTCGAGGACACCGTCCTGGTCCAGGAGGCTATTGACAAGGTACTCTGGGAAGATCTGGACCTGGAATCCACTAGGGAGTTATCCAGGAAGATCGAGGAAGGGGAGATAGAGTTCCAGGTTTGTGGGATATCTCCATTCGGCAGGGCTGGACTGCAGCATTCAAAGGATATGATTATGCCCCAAAGGGCTGACCACTCCATACTCATGGCTCTCAAGAAGCGACTGGAGGTAGAGCCCCTATATCTGACATGCCTCAACTGCCACAAGCAGTGGAGAACCACACCGCTGAACGCGGAAAAGAAGATAGTGTGCCCTCATTGCGGAGGACACATGGTAGCCGCTCTTCACGGGTACAATAAGGAGGATGTGAAGCTCCTTAAAAAGAAGGATCCCAACGAGGAGGAGGGGCGTGAGGTGCGCCGTATGTACAAGAACGCGAACCTCGTCAAGGAAAATGGAAGACAGGCTCTCCTGGCGCTTGCCGGGAGAGGGATTGGCCCTGACGCTGCCGCCAGAATCCTCTCGGGGTTCTATGATAATGAGGACGAGTTCCTGAGGGACATCCTCAGCGCGGAGATCAACTATGCCAGGACCAAACGATTCTGGGATTGATCACCCCTATAGGCCGGGTTCTATCAGAACGGAAGAACGCCCTTTGCTATCTCCTCAAACTCTTCGTTCGTCAGTTTCCGCTTCTTCTCTATCGCGAATTCTTTCACCTTGGCCAAGATATCCATCGCTTGATCATCGGTTGGTTCCGGGAATCCAAGCTCCTCGGCTTTCATCCGGATGGATGAGATCCCTGATTTCTTTCCGAGTACGATATGCACATCATCCTGCCCGATCGTCTTAGGATGAATGGGGAACATGACCAGCGGCATTCCAAGCTTCTTGAGCCGCTCCCACCAGCCTATTACGATCCCAGATTCGCTGGCATAGAAGTTGTCTCCAACTATCGGCTTGTTGTCTGGCATGATGACATTGGTTCTTTCCTGTACCAATTTGGATAGTTCGTAGAGCTTGTCGAATTTGATATGTGAGAGATCGACACCATACAACATTTGCAGAGCACACAGGATCTCTTCGAGGGAACAGTTACCAAGTCTCTCTCCTATTGCGTTGACTGTGGTATGTACCACTTGACCTCCGGCCTGCAATCCAGCGATGGAGTTGGCCACAGCAAGGCCGAAATCATTGTGCATGTGCATCTCAACTGGTTTCCCAAGCCGCTTGATGATCTTCTTTGTCATGTATCTGATAGTTTCTGGAGTGCAAACACCGAAGGTATCGACGAGCGCAAAGGAATCTGCATGACCTTCGGTACTGACCTTCTCCATCAGATCGAGATACCAATTGATATCTGCCCGGGTGGAATCGATGCAGAAGAAGCAAGTGTAGAGACCGTGTTCGCCAGCATATGCGGTTGCCTCGATCGATTTTCTCATCGCAGTTTCCATGGTCCAACCATAAGCATACTCGACAATTTGGGTTGAACTAGGGATCTCCATGATGACTCCGTCGACACCGCATTCAAGGGCCAATTCAACATCACTCTTCATACACCGAGTGAAGGCGAAGACCTTGGCGTCCACCTCCTTGGCAATCTCCTTGACGGCTGCCTTATCATCTTCCGA is drawn from Methanomassiliicoccales archaeon and contains these coding sequences:
- a CDS encoding DEAD/DEAH box helicase gives rise to the protein MVFELLDERIQSVLDGKGIGEPTGPQRAAIPVILSGKNVLLVAPTGIGKTEAAMLPILHNLLGLEGKGIKCLYITPLRALNRDMLRRLEEFGQQLGISVAVRHGDTTQSERNRQSRKPPDVLITTPETLQILFTGRRLREHLANIRYLVVDEIHELADDERGAQLSVSMERLVSLTGEYQRVGLSATVGTIEEVARFLGGNGRKVSIIRGDITKEMSVQVQSPGTTDADRDLAGTLQSDPQLVSCMRRCRELVERHRSTLVFVNTRDTAEALAARYHVWDENFPIGVHHGSLSKDIRIQMEDDFKEERLRGLISTSSLEMGIDIGSADFAIQYNSPRQVTRLIQRMGRAGHKVGLLSEGAVVASNPDEVGEGLVISRRAITGEIEPLRVRENPLTVVANQLLSMGMVGEVETDWAYETIRKAYPFRNLARSRFDEVLEQLSRIGLVFVGSESYRRSRRGMKYFYDNISMIPDERTFKIRDIGTRKIVGTLDESFVITFAEPFATFITRGRSWRIVEIGEDELLVEQVNEIGSVPSWVGEDIPVPMEVAMEVGRLRRTLDLEGYPGDEGALTVFRDFVEEGGEDFPVPTDKLITIEVGRKMVIINACFGTRVNETISKILSVLLTARLGESVGVRTDPYRIILELPRDLNPQIIVNTMKSIRADSIESLMKLVLRNSSYLRWRFVYVAKKFGVIERDADHRTIRFQRLVETFEDTVLVQEAIDKVLWEDLDLESTRELSRKIEEGEIEFQVCGISPFGRAGLQHSKDMIMPQRADHSILMALKKRLEVEPLYLTCLNCHKQWRTTPLNAEKKIVCPHCGGHMVAALHGYNKEDVKLLKKKDPNEEEGREVRRMYKNANLVKENGRQALLALAGRGIGPDAAARILSGFYDNEDEFLRDILSAEINYARTKRFWD
- a CDS encoding pyruvate carboxyltransferase, translating into MKDDSRWKNDSWWVSPYNFIEETFVDFPKNIEFEDITLRDGEQQAGVVLRKEDKMAIALKLAEVGVERIEAGMPAVSEDDKAAVKEIAKEVDAKVFAFTRCMKSDVELALECGVDGVIMEIPSSTQIVEYAYGWTMETAMRKSIEATAYAGEHGLYTCFFCIDSTRADINWYLDLMEKVSTEGHADSFALVDTFGVCTPETIRYMTKKIIKRLGKPVEMHMHNDFGLAVANSIAGLQAGGQVVHTTVNAIGERLGNCSLEEILCALQMLYGVDLSHIKFDKLYELSKLVQERTNVIMPDNKPIVGDNFYASESGIVIGWWERLKKLGMPLVMFPIHPKTIGQDDVHIVLGKKSGISSIRMKAEELGFPEPTDDQAMDILAKVKEFAIEKKRKLTNEEFEEIAKGVLPF